The Synechococcales cyanobacterium T60_A2020_003 region GCCCATTTCAGAGGCTCTAGCTTCGTCGTTTGTAACGCATCCAGGAACGCATAGACCGCTGGTGTATGCATCGCTTCGACTAACGTAACGACGCCAATAGTGCGTTCTAGCGGGATCGGAGGACGACACACCTGGACGTGAGGCGGAATCGGCTGAGCCGCTAGTCTGGCAATGACCGCTGCTCCCAAATCCTGCCCCACCATACTCACAATGGTGGAGTCCTCGCGTACTTCGAAGGCCACATTTAGGGTTTGATTATGCTTGGCAAACTCACGCCGCAGGAGGATTCGACACCCATCTTCCGCAGGGGTCACGATAAGCGGATAGCGTTTCAACTCGTCCCAGGTAATGGGATCGTGAAACCCCTTAGCCGAGGGAGGTAAAAGCACAATATAGTCATCTCGAAACAGTTCCCAGGCGTCGAAGTCGCTGGAGGCAGGTAAGTAGGTAAAGCCAATGTCCGCCAATCCATGACGAAGCTGTTGCTCGACGATATCTAGGGTTTGGTGCTCTGTGATAGTGATGGCGATCGCCGGAAAGGCATGACGAAATTTGGCAATCACAGCAGGAAGAATGTGAGTCGATACACTCCGAAACGATGCGATCCGCACCTGGCCACCTTCCAGTCCCTTAGCGGCTTCAGCGGTATGCCCAATCTTGTCGATCGACTGCATAATGTCTTGGGCGTGGCTCAAAATCGATTGTCCAACAGGGGTAAGGGTTGCACCGTGGCGACCGCGTGCCACCAAAATCACACCCAACTCTTCTTCTAAACTGGCGATCGCATGACTAATGGCAGACTGCGACACATTCAAACTCAGCGCTGCTTCAGTGAAGTTTCCGCACTCAGCAACTGCCACAAATGAACGTAATTGGGATAGCTTAATTCGCTCGAGGTAGCCTTCTTTCATGCGTAGGCATCCTGATTAAGGGTACGAAGGCCGATCCAGCGATGGACTGCACCTTCTAGGCAGACAGGTTTCATGATGACATCCCACCCCATCGTTTGTCGTATTCAGGCTAGCCAGAAATATGCACTCCTCTGCGTCCCCCTGAAGCATGAATAGTATTCATGGTGATCATGACTGTTACATTTTGAAACTTTGAAAGCCAAAGCCTAGATTGAAGGTGTGGGGAGCCATACGCTACCGCATTGCAAAGGTTTTAGCGGTGCTGTGCTGACTTTGTTGGTCAGATTGTGGCGATGGTTCCGCTTGATCCCCCTAGGCACGAATTTGTTTTCACGACGAGAGTAGGCAGATTCGTATCTCTCACTCAGCAAAAAGGAGGTTTCATCATGAAAACTACAGCGTTTTGGATTCATCATCTCCTACGCTTTGACGGATTAGACGCCGAGGTTCCCATTACTTCAGTTAACTTAAGGTCTGCATGGCGTGCTTTGAGCCAGCGATTCTCGCGATGGATGTTTGATGGCGACGAACCCAAAGTCTGGAAAAAGATCAATCATTCGGGCGTGACCATTTGGCATGTCTACGACCCGGTGTCTAATGTGCATGCAACCTTTGACAGTGAGTCCGAAATTCGGATCTGGCTTGAGAAACGGTACAACGAGCCAACCAAAGAGTTCGAGTTTGCAGTTCAACGCTAGGGGATCGTAGAGAAGCCCATCGGGATGGAATGTTTGTAGTGCAGCATTTCACCGATATAGACCAGGGTATGGGTCAGCGTATTTGGCGGTAACCTCTGGGAGCGGGTGTAATCCTTTCGGGTGCACCTGCTTATTTTCCCCAGGTCGCACGGCTACAGTACAGGCCAGCGCTGTGCCACTAGACCGTACGTTTGAGCAGATTCCAATGAAATATCTGGAAGACGATGAAGCATGACATCCCACGTTCCTTGGAAGTGCAGCGCTTCGACAACAATCGGAAGCGGATCGGACAGAATAGCTGGAAAGTCAGCTTCTTCAGGGTGTTGAATCCCATAGGCCAACTGTTCGTGAGGGGGATCGAACTGAGCATTAATTCCGGGTTTGTTGCCCCTAGCGTCAACCCGATACCAGCCAAGACGAGGCAAATAAACAGCATTAAAACCGTGCAGACAGAAAAGCGCACCTTTGTCGTCAATACTCAGGCGCTGATAGCAAAATCCGGAGGAAATCTGGTTTGCCCGTAGCAAGGCTACCAACAAATGGCTTTTAGCAAAACAATAGCCAGTTTTGTGTTTGAGGACATCCGACGCACGGCAGGTTAACAGGTTCATTTGATAGTCAACACTGTGACAGATTTCATCCCGCACCCACTCAAAACACGCTTTGGCGATCGCCATTGGCGTTTCATAGCCCGATGCGATTTGAATAGCACATTCCATCACGTCGGGATGCTGCCAATCGATGACGTCACTCACCTTTAAGTATTCGTTCGTCTTCATTGGATTTTCAGTTCCATTCGCTCAGTTCATCCAGACGAGGGATATTGCTCACAACTAGGATGACGCTGAATGTCAACATTCACTGTGCAACTTTTTCAAATGGTTAGGAACTATCATCAGCCAGTATTCGTCTTCGGCTTTTAAAGGCATGCTGTAAAGTTAAGCCTTAACGTATCTCTATCCGTGTTTGGAGGGACTTTGCGCTTATGTCGTCACCTGTGCAAGCATCATTCATCCGTCGGTTCAGTGCTGGACTTGCCCTTGCTACCTTTACGGTAACGAGTGCTGGCATCGGACAAGCGATCGCCAATCCACTGCCCAACGAACTCCTCAATCTTGTGGATCTCTTCACCGACTCCGCCTCCACGGACGTTGAATCCCCCACGACGACCGAATCGACTAGCACCCCCAGCACCACAACTACAACGACGACCGATCCCCAAGCTGCTCCACCCATTGACGATACTTCCCCCCGCTTCGGGTGCCAAGTTATGAACGGGGATTACACCGTTGCTTACTACCCACCCAGTCAGCCCAATCAGGCCTATGCTTGGGCTACTCCCACCGAACTGGGGGGAGGATGGACGCCCCAAGCCCGCTGCAATGAAATTAGCCGTCGCCTAGAGTCCTACCGTCCTGATGGGCTATTGGAACTGAAAACGGGGGTTGAAAATGGCTATGACACCATTTGCGTCACCACCCAGGCCAATTCCTCCTGTCGGATTGTGCTAACCGTGCCTCCCGGTCAGGATCCCCAACTCACGCGCGATCGCGTTTTCGAGAATTTGGCGGTTGCTGATAATGGGATGCAGACGGATGCAGTTACCACGTTTACTGATTCCCAGCAAAATGCCATTGTGGACGAGCTTGGTAATCTTTTAAATGTAGACTTATCGGATATTCCAGGAGTCACTACCAGCACCCCCCGTCGCTCTAGAGATGCCATCGACCTTCGCCCCTTCCTCGATCCAGAAGATGGCGGTACCGGACGGATGTTGAATAACTGATTGCGACGGAAGACGATTACAGAAGGGCGATCGCCCTTTCTGCGTTGGTTTTCCTTGTTCCAGAAACCTCCAATCTAAACCTTTAATCTAGTGGTTTGTTCCCCCTGTCTAAGCTTGGACAGGGATTTTTATGGCAAATGCTACAGCCAAACGTGATAGTATCCAATGTGCTGATTTTAAAAATCTAGATATATTCAGCTCTATATTGATGTGTTTATTAGCTCTTCATAAGTTAACGTTTAAATTTATCTCTTAACTATTTGTTCAGCTTATTTAATTGACGAACCCAGTCTCTACCCGGTATTAAAGGACAAGATTTACTACGTCCTTACCATCCAAACGTCCTATTCCCCGCGAAACGATTCATGCAACTGCATCACTCTGTCTGTCGAACAAAAATTGTT contains the following coding sequences:
- a CDS encoding transglutaminase family protein, with protein sequence MKTNEYLKVSDVIDWQHPDVMECAIQIASGYETPMAIAKACFEWVRDEICHSVDYQMNLLTCRASDVLKHKTGYCFAKSHLLVALLRANQISSGFCYQRLSIDDKGALFCLHGFNAVYLPRLGWYRVDARGNKPGINAQFDPPHEQLAYGIQHPEEADFPAILSDPLPIVVEALHFQGTWDVMLHRLPDISLESAQTYGLVAQRWPVL
- a CDS encoding LysR family transcriptional regulator, translated to MKEGYLERIKLSQLRSFVAVAECGNFTEAALSLNVSQSAISHAIASLEEELGVILVARGRHGATLTPVGQSILSHAQDIMQSIDKIGHTAEAAKGLEGGQVRIASFRSVSTHILPAVIAKFRHAFPAIAITITEHQTLDIVEQQLRHGLADIGFTYLPASSDFDAWELFRDDYIVLLPPSAKGFHDPITWDELKRYPLIVTPAEDGCRILLRREFAKHNQTLNVAFEVREDSTIVSMVGQDLGAAVIARLAAQPIPPHVQVCRPPIPLERTIGVVTLVEAMHTPAVYAFLDALQTTKLEPLKWA